From a single Parambassis ranga chromosome 2, fParRan2.1, whole genome shotgun sequence genomic region:
- the atp5f1c gene encoding ATP synthase F(1) complex subunit gamma, mitochondrial isoform X2 gives MFARTSALVFSPQCGQVRNMATLKDITIRLKSIKNIQKITKSMKMVAAAKYARAERQLKPARVYGSGALALYEKAEIKAPEDHATKHLIIGVTSDRGLCGAIHSGVAKTIKSEIANLTGAGKEVMVINVGDKLRGLLHRTHGKHIMLNCKEVGRKPPTFGDASVIATELLNSGYEFDQGSVIFNRFRSVISYKTDKKPVYSNDTVANAETMAIYDDIDADVLRNYQEFALVNVIYLALRESSTSEQSARMTAMDSASKNASEMIDKLTLTFNRTRQAVITKELIEIISGAAAL, from the exons ATGTTCGCCAGGACCAGCGCGTTGGTGTTCTCCCCACAATG TGGGCAGGTCAGGAACATGGCTACCTTGAAGGACA tcACCATTCGGTTGAAGTCCAtcaaaaacatccagaaaatCACAAAGTCTATGAAAATGGTTGCTGCTGCCAAGTATGCCCGCGCTGAGAGACAGTTGAAGCCCGCCCGCGTTTACGGCTCCGGTGCTCTGG CTCTCTATGAGAAAGCTGAAATCAAAGCACCAGAGGACCATGCCACCAAGCATTTGATCATCGGTGTGACCTCTGACCGTGGACTGTGTGGCGCCATCCACTCTGGTGTGGCCAAGACCATCAAGAGCGAGATTGCTAACCTGACTGGTGCTGGCAAGGAGGTGATGGTGATCAATGTGGGAGACAAGCTGAGAGGCCTGCTGCACAG AACTCATGGAAAGCACATCATGCTGAACTGCAAGGAAGTCGGCCGCAAACCTCCCACCTTTGGCGATGCTTCAGTCATCGCCACCGAGTTGCTCAACTCTGGATACGAGTTTGACCAGGGCTCTGTCATCTTCAATAGATTCAG GTCTGTCATCTCTTACAAGACGGACAAGAAGCCTGTGTATTCCAATGACACAGTTGCTAACGCAG AGACCATGGCCATTTATGATGACATCGACGCCGATGTGCTGAGGAACTACCAGGAGTTTGCCCTAGTGAATGTCATCTACCTGGCCCTGAGGGAGTCCTCCACCAGTGAGCAGAGCGCCAGGATGACCGCTATGGACAGCGCCAGCAAGAATGCCT CTGAGATGATTGACAAGCTGACCCTCACCTTCAACCGTACCAGACAGGCTGTCATCACCAAGGAGCTCATTGAGATCAtctctggagctgctgctct ATAA
- the atp5f1c gene encoding ATP synthase F(1) complex subunit gamma, mitochondrial isoform X1: MFARTSALVFSPQCGQVRNMATLKDITIRLKSIKNIQKITKSMKMVAAAKYARAERQLKPARVYGSGALALYEKAEIKAPEDHATKHLIIGVTSDRGLCGAIHSGVAKTIKSEIANLTGAGKEVMVINVGDKLRGLLHRTHGKHIMLNCKEVGRKPPTFGDASVIATELLNSGYEFDQGSVIFNRFRSVISYKTDKKPVYSNDTVANAETMAIYDDIDADVLRNYQEFALVNVIYLALRESSTSEQSARMTAMDSASKNASEMIDKLTLTFNRTRQAVITKELIEIISGAAAL, encoded by the exons ATGTTCGCCAGGACCAGCGCGTTGGTGTTCTCCCCACAATG TGGGCAGGTCAGGAACATGGCTACCTTGAAGGACA tcACCATTCGGTTGAAGTCCAtcaaaaacatccagaaaatCACAAAGTCTATGAAAATGGTTGCTGCTGCCAAGTATGCCCGCGCTGAGAGACAGTTGAAGCCCGCCCGCGTTTACGGCTCCGGTGCTCTGG CTCTCTATGAGAAAGCTGAAATCAAAGCACCAGAGGACCATGCCACCAAGCATTTGATCATCGGTGTGACCTCTGACCGTGGACTGTGTGGCGCCATCCACTCTGGTGTGGCCAAGACCATCAAGAGCGAGATTGCTAACCTGACTGGTGCTGGCAAGGAGGTGATGGTGATCAATGTGGGAGACAAGCTGAGAGGCCTGCTGCACAG AACTCATGGAAAGCACATCATGCTGAACTGCAAGGAAGTCGGCCGCAAACCTCCCACCTTTGGCGATGCTTCAGTCATCGCCACCGAGTTGCTCAACTCTGGATACGAGTTTGACCAGGGCTCTGTCATCTTCAATAGATTCAG GTCTGTCATCTCTTACAAGACGGACAAGAAGCCTGTGTATTCCAATGACACAGTTGCTAACGCAG AGACCATGGCCATTTATGATGACATCGACGCCGATGTGCTGAGGAACTACCAGGAGTTTGCCCTAGTGAATGTCATCTACCTGGCCCTGAGGGAGTCCTCCACCAGTGAGCAGAGCGCCAGGATGACCGCTATGGACAGCGCCAGCAAGAATGCCT CTGAGATGATTGACAAGCTGACCCTCACCTTCAACCGTACCAGACAGGCTGTCATCACCAAGGAGCTCATTGAGATCAtctctggagctgctgctctgtaa
- the kin gene encoding DNA/RNA-binding protein KIN17 codes for MGKADFLSPKAISNRIKSKGLQKLRWYCQMCQKQCRDENGFKCHCMSESHQRQLLLASESPHRFMDHFSNEFKRDFLELLRRRFGTKRVHNNIVYNEYISHREHIHMNATKWETLTDFTKWLGREGFCKVDETPKGWYVQYIDRDPETIRRQEELERKKKHELDDEERSARLIEEQVRKGREGKETEETPVFTELKRESEEEKVAFNLGASSSIAGPSKSSAVLSGGALKAAASVKRKEPPSSSDSRGERKKKSALEEIIEMEEKKKKKQQPVKTDYWLQPNIVVKIVTKRLGEKYHKKKGVVMEVQDRYGAVVKMIDSGDKLKLDQNHVETVIPAPGKRVLILNGLHRDTEAVLEGIDEKNFSATLTLDSGPQIGKRVDIAYEDFSKLA; via the exons ATGGGAAAAGCGGATTTTCTTTCCCCTAAAGCGATAAGCAACCGAATAAAATCCAAAGGTCTCCAGAAGTTGCGGTGGTATTGTCAGATGTGTCAAAAACAATGTCGAGATGAG AATGGCTTCAAATGTCACTGCATGTCCGAGTCCCACCagaggcagctgctgctggcctcAGAGAGTCCACACCGGTTCATGGACCATTTCTCGAA TGAGTTCAAACGTGACTTCCTGGAGCTGCTCAGAAGACGATTTG GGACAAAACGAGTGCACAACAACATCGTATACAACGAGTACATCAGCCACCGGGAGCACATCCATATGAATGCCACAAAGTGGGAGACTCTGACTGACTTCACCAAGTGGCTGGGAAGAGAAG GCTTCTGTAAAGTTGATGAGACCCCTAAAGGATGGTACGTCCAGTACATTGACCGCGACCCTGAGACCATCCGCcgccaggaggagctggagaggaagaagaagcacgAGCTGGACGATGAGGAGAGGAGCGCCAGGCTCATCGAGGAGCAGGTCCGCAAAGGCCGTGAAGGCAAGGAGACTGAG gaaACTCCAGTTTTTACAGAGCTGAAACGTgagagtgaggaagaaaaag ttgCTTTTAACCTGGGTGCCTCTTCCTCAATTGCTGGACCCTCTAAATCAAG TGCTGTCCTGAGTGGGGGTGCTCtcaaagcagcagcatcagtgaAGAGGAAAGAACCACCCTCCAGCTCAGACTCCAGAGGGGAGCGGAAGAAGAAGTCTGCTCTGGAGGAGATCATTGAG atggaggaaaagaaaaagaagaagcagcagccagTCAAAACAGATTACTGGCTCCAGCCAAACATTGTTGTCAAGATCGTCACCAAGAGACTGGGAGAGAAGTACCACAAGAAGAAGGgggttgtcatg GAAGTGCAAGACAGATACGGTGCTGTAGTGAAGATGATCGACTCAGGAGACAAACTGAAGCTGGATCAGAACCACGTGGAGACGGTCATACCTGCACCAG GTAAACGTGTTCTGATCCTGAACGgtctgcacagagacacagaggcagtGCTGGAGGGGATTGATGAGAAGAATTTCAGTGCTACACTGACACTGGACTCT ggTCCACAGATCGGGAAGAGGGTGGACATCGCCTATGAGGATTTCTCAAAACTGGCTTGA
- the itih2 gene encoding inter-alpha-trypsin inhibitor heavy chain H2 encodes MRRPLLLLLGLLLLHQSRSFEFVIDGEWEEETSDIHDHRERHKRAILTSEEQEDFEAIRGDDITVRSYKVESRITSRFAHTTVRSSVINSGAKAQSIGFNVQIPKRAFITNFTMNVNGITFVGSVKEKTVARNLYTQARARGKAAGIVRANSQDMETFKTEVHVPPGSNIEFELHYQEMMHRKLGFYEHSLYLQPGRLVPQFQVDVYLYEPKGISSFETLNTLGAQFGEMVKVTSSKDKAHVVFKPTLQQQRKCDNCTGSAIDGIFTVKYDVTRDSNAGELQVSDGHFVHFFAPSNLSPLPKNIVFVIDVSGSMWGVKMKQTVEAMKAILDDLTIDDHFSIIDFNHNVRCWSEELVPGSSIQIADAKKYIQNIKPNGGTNINEALMRAVQMLVRGSNQGLIDPRSVSMIILVSDGDPTVGEIKLSTIQKNVKRVMREEFSLFSLGIGFDVDYDFLERIANENRGMAQRIYANHDAAEQLRTFYSQVSSPLLRRITVQFPEDSVSEVTQNRFDKYFSGSELVVAGKVLPSESNTLTSFTTASAARLDITLETESDTAELDMELAKQQHSFTGFARQLWAYLSIKQLLSERSLAPTAVKKRKITQRIMSLAVEHQFVTPLTALLVESEDTKERLLADTPKDPKHGCCGGGGLGGGSASSSLAPVRVVYQPPPWVQMTTPAPPSQVEKGPEAWAVPQQVNLVDNDPHFIVHLPSSNMDICFNIDSKPGHILNLVSDSGSGVAVNGQLISSKQVHKSKLNTYFGVLSVYYQPEGVSVTVSTDAIAMADGRNNHTFTWGATAEITQDGVRISIVKNSQVTITVNDNIQVMVLLHRVWKKHPTNVDFLGLYLPNDNQYSSLVHGLIGQFSREPDVSVYNVHEGADPLKKEATMDVKGNKLQVTRGWQKDYRQDKRRGSNVYCWFVHNSGKGFIDGHYTNYIVPDLDSFLPQML; translated from the exons ATGAGGCGTCCACTGTTGCTGCTTCTGGGgctcctgctgctccatcaGAGCCGTAGCTTCGAGTTTGTGATAGACGGAGAATGGGAGGAGGAGACG TCAGACATACATGATCATCGAGAGAGACACAAG agaGCCATATTGACCAGCGAGGAGCAGGAAGACTTTGAG GCCATTCGCGGAGATGACATCACCGTCAGGAGCTACAAAGTGGAGAGCCGCATCACGTCCCGCTTCGCCCACACCACCGTCAGGAGTTCGGTGATCAATTCAGGCGCCAAAGCTCAGAGCATTGGCTTCAACGTCCAGATTCCCAAACGAGCCTTCATCACCAACTTCACCAT GAATGTGAACGGCATTACATTTGTGGGCTCTGTGAAGGAGAAGACGGTGGCCAGGAACCTGTACACTCAGGCCAGAGCCAGGGGCAAGGCCGCCGGAATCGTCAG AGCTAACTCCCAGGACATGGAGACCTTCAAAACGGAGGTCCACGTTCCTCCCGGCAGCAACATCGAGTTTGAGCTCCACTATCAGGAGATGATGCACAGGAAGCTCGGGTTCTACGAGCACTCGCTGTACCTGCAGCCTGGGCGGCTGGTGCCACAGTTCCAG GTGGACGTGTACCTCTACGAGCCGAAGGGAATTTCCTCATTCGAAACACTAAACACCCTTGGAGCGCAGTTTGGAGAGATGGTTAAAGTCACATCCTCCAAAGACAAG gctCATGTTGTCTTTAAGCCGACcttacagcagcagaggaagtgtGACAACTGCACGGGAAGCGCCATAGACGGCATCTTCACTGTTAAATATGATGTGACCAGAGACAGCAACGCCGGGGAGCTGCAG GTCTCAGACGGTCACTTTGTCCATTTCTTCGCTCCGTCCAACCTCTCCCCTCTGCCTAAAAACATCGTGTTTGTCATTGATGTCAGCGGGTCCATGTGGGGGGTCAAGATGAAGCAA ACAGTGGAGGCCATGAAGGCTATTTTGGACGACCTGACCATTGACGATCACTTCAGCATCATAGACTTCAACCACAACGTGCGCTGCTGGAGCGAGGAGCTGGTACCAGGCTCTTCCATTCAAATCGCTGATGCCAAGAAATACATCCAGAACATCAAACCCAATGGCG GCACAAACATCAACGAGGCCCTGATGAGAGCAGTTCAGATGTTGGTGAGGGGGTCCAACCAGGGGCTCATCGACCCTCGCTCCGTCTCCATGATCATTCTGGTGTCTGATGGAGACCCTACTGTAG GAGAGATCAAGCTTAGCACCATCCAGAAGAATGTGAAGCGTGTGATGAGGGAggaattctctctcttctcactgGGCATTGGCTTCGACGTGGACTACGACTTCCTGGAACGCATTGCCAATGAGAACAGGGGCATGGCTCAGAGGATCTACGCCAACCatgatgctgcagagcagctACGG acaTTTTACAGCCAGGTGTCCTCCCCACTGTTGAGGAGGATCACCGTTCAGTTTCCAGAGGACTCTGTGTCAGAGGTCACCCAAAACCGCTTCGATAAGTACTTCAGCGGGTCAGAGCTGGTGGTGGCCGGGAAGGTTCTGCCGTCTGAGAGCAACACGCTGACCAGCTTCACTACTGCGTCTGCT GCCCGTCTGGACATCACCTTGGAGACGGAGTCTGACACCGCAGAACTGGACATGGAGCTGGCCAAACAGCAGCACTCCTTCACTGGATTTGCCAGACAACTGTGGGCTTATCTCTCCATCAAGCAGCTGCTCAGTGAGAG GTCTCTGGCTCCCACGGCTGTCAAAAAGAGGAAGATCACCCAGCGGATCATGTCTCTGGCTGTGGAGCATCAGTTTGTCACACCGCTCACCGCTCTGTTAGTGGAgagcgaggacaccaaggagcGGCTGCTGGCTGACACTCCTAAGGACCCCAAACACGGCTGCTGCGGAG gaggaggacTAGGTGGAGGCTCGGCATCCAGCAGCCTGGCTCCAGTGCGGGTCGTCTACCAGCCTCCACCCTGGGTACAGATGACCACTCCGGCCCCGCCGAGTCAGGTTGAGAAAGGTCCAGAGGCCTGGGCTGTGCCACAGCAGGTGAACTTAG TGGACAACGACCCTCATTTCATCGTCCACCTGCCGAGCAGCAACATGGACATCTGCTTCAACATCGACTCCAAACCTGGACACATCCTCAACCTGGTGTCTGACAGTGGATCAG GTGTGGCGGTGAACGGACAACTCATCAGCTCCAAGCAGGTGCACAAAAGTAAACTCAACACCTATTTTGGCGTCCTCTCTGTCTACTACCAGCCCGAGGGGGTCAGCGTGACCGTCAGCACTGACGCCATCGCCATGGCCGATGGCAGAAACAACCACACCTTTACCTGGGGGGCAACCGCTGAAATCACACAGGATGG GGTGAGGATTTCCATTGTGAAGAACTCTCAGGTCACCATCACAGTAAATGATAATATCCAGGTGATGGTGCTGCTCCACCGCGTGTGGAAGAAACATCCCACCAACGTCGACTTTCTGGGCCTTTACCTTCCAAACGACAACCAGTACTCGTCGCTGGTGCACGGACTCATAG GGCAGTTTTCCAGAGAGCCTGATGTGAGTGTGTACAACGTCCATGAAGGAGCCGACCCTCTAAAGAAGGAGGCCACCATGGACGTGAAGGGCAACAAGCTGCAAGTCACGAG gggctGGCAGAAGGACTACCGACAAGATAAGCGACGCGGCTCCAACGTCTACTGCTGGTTTGTTCATAACAGCGGGAAGGGCTTCATTGACGGCCACTACACCAACTACATCGTCCCAGATCTAGACAGCTTCCTCCCTCAGATGCTCTGA